A stretch of Carboxydocella sporoproducens DSM 16521 DNA encodes these proteins:
- a CDS encoding 4Fe-4S dicluster domain-containing protein: MIKLVEELRAEVARLLADGEVKLVIGYENGSDPTRTTPLFVKSADQVQRLTFSPFAINNLAKYLLDYQLGEGKIGIIAKGCDSRAIVRLLQDKQFPAERLMVIGVSCPGQLDSRKVLAQIDPLAKLERVELKGEEVVLVTDRGQFSLKKTDYLMDKCKECETPRPVLSHKFIGPEPPAGKTPAYEEIARYEAMSPAEKAAFWDKQFEKCIRCYACRNVCPACNCRQCCFDQAEPNWLGKGVNASENHMFQLTRAMHVAGRCVDCGECDRVCPMDIPLRLLNRKVLKDIKELFSVPTPGIDDTAPVLGAYRAADPDEFH; encoded by the coding sequence ATGATCAAACTGGTAGAAGAGCTGCGGGCAGAAGTGGCTCGTCTGCTTGCGGATGGCGAGGTCAAACTGGTTATCGGTTATGAGAATGGCTCTGATCCTACCCGGACCACTCCGCTGTTTGTGAAGTCGGCGGATCAGGTTCAGCGTCTTACCTTTTCTCCCTTCGCCATCAATAATCTGGCTAAATATTTGCTGGATTATCAGCTTGGGGAAGGGAAAATCGGGATTATTGCCAAAGGTTGTGACTCCAGAGCCATAGTGCGCTTGTTGCAGGATAAACAGTTTCCGGCTGAGCGTTTGATGGTAATCGGAGTAAGCTGTCCTGGACAGCTGGATAGCAGAAAAGTTCTGGCTCAGATCGATCCCCTGGCTAAATTGGAGCGGGTTGAACTAAAAGGGGAAGAAGTAGTACTTGTGACCGATCGCGGCCAGTTCAGCCTTAAAAAAACTGACTACTTAATGGATAAGTGTAAGGAATGTGAAACTCCCAGGCCAGTACTTAGCCATAAATTTATCGGGCCCGAGCCTCCAGCAGGTAAAACTCCTGCCTATGAGGAAATTGCCCGATATGAGGCCATGAGTCCGGCGGAAAAGGCTGCTTTCTGGGATAAGCAATTTGAAAAATGCATCCGTTGCTATGCCTGCCGTAATGTTTGTCCGGCTTGCAACTGTCGTCAGTGTTGTTTTGATCAGGCTGAACCCAACTGGCTGGGGAAAGGGGTAAATGCATCGGAAAATCACATGTTCCAGCTGACCAGGGCAATGCATGTGGCAGGTCGTTGTGTGGACTGCGGTGAATGCGACCGGGTATGTCCTATGGATATCCCATTGCGCTTACTTAACCGTAAAGTCTTAAAAGATATTAAAGAATTGTTTAGTGTGCCCACGCCCGGGATTGATGATACTGCACCGGTTTTAGGGGCCTATCGGGCCGCTGATCCGGATGAATTCCACTAA
- a CDS encoding CoB--CoM heterodisulfide reductase iron-sulfur subunit B family protein: protein MEFAYYPGCSLHSVAAEYEQTTRVVFQKLGASLTEIPDWNCCGASSAHSVNHLAGIAVPARNLALAEEQGKDVVAPCAACYQRLVTADYEMREQPETRARVEKLIQRPWQGKVKVLSILDVFNQIGLEQIRKAAVKPLVGLKVACYYGCYLVKPPKIAHVDDPENPMLMDNILRTLGAETVDWPFKTECCGGSLVLTNTEVVLRLGKDILAAAEAAGANCLVTPCPLCQPNLDMRQSQINKHYNTSFNLPVFYLTELMALGVSKSQIPLRKHFIDPQPLLVSF from the coding sequence ATGGAATTTGCATATTATCCAGGCTGTTCCCTGCATTCAGTAGCTGCTGAATATGAACAGACTACCAGAGTTGTTTTCCAGAAGCTGGGTGCGTCCTTGACCGAAATTCCCGACTGGAACTGTTGTGGGGCCAGCTCAGCCCATAGTGTCAATCATTTAGCCGGTATAGCCGTACCGGCCCGCAATCTAGCTCTGGCAGAAGAACAGGGCAAGGATGTAGTGGCACCTTGTGCAGCCTGTTACCAGCGGTTAGTGACAGCTGATTATGAAATGCGGGAGCAACCGGAAACCAGGGCCAGGGTAGAAAAGCTCATCCAGCGCCCCTGGCAGGGCAAGGTCAAGGTATTATCCATTCTTGATGTTTTTAACCAGATAGGTCTGGAACAGATTCGCAAAGCGGCTGTTAAACCTCTGGTTGGTTTAAAGGTGGCCTGTTATTATGGCTGTTATTTGGTCAAGCCGCCCAAGATCGCCCATGTTGATGATCCGGAAAACCCAATGTTAATGGACAATATTCTGCGCACCCTGGGAGCAGAAACTGTGGACTGGCCTTTCAAAACTGAATGCTGTGGCGGTTCCCTGGTACTTACCAATACCGAAGTGGTTTTACGTCTGGGTAAGGACATTCTGGCGGCGGCTGAGGCAGCAGGGGCGAACTGTCTGGTGACACCATGCCCTCTCTGCCAGCCCAACCTGGACATGAGACAGAGCCAGATCAATAAACATTACAATACCAGTTTTAATTTACCGGTGTTCTATCTAACTGAACTGATGGCACTGGGTGTCAGCAAAAGCCAGATACCTTTACGCAAACATTTTATTGATCCTCAGCCATTGTTAGTTTCTTTCTAA
- a CDS encoding CoB--CoM heterodisulfide reductase iron-sulfur subunit A family protein: MKRTGVFLCHCGTNIAAVVDVSRVAEEVKKMPTVAHVEENKYCCSEPGQEAIIRAIKEHKLDRVVVASCSPRMHEQTFQKALEKAGLNPYLLEMANVREHCSWVHAQEPEKATVKAIDLVRKAVAKTVRLQPLKEDYIGITKRALVIGGGIAGIQAAIDIADAGYEVYLVEREATIGGKMAMLDKTFPTLDCSAUISTPKMVVAAQHPNIKLLTYAEVEEVNGYIGNFEVKIRQKARYVDMTKCTGCGLCETKCPTKVSSEYNLGLGKRPAIYKPFPQAVPNKPVIDPNSCRKLKENKCGVCAKVCPTGAIKYDDQDQILTEKFGAIVMATGFDLFDWTQTYGEYGYGQYPDVITGLHFERLANASGPTGGKIKRPSDGKVPEKVVFIKCVGSRDDTKGKSYCSRACCMYTAKHAMQVLEKIPNSEAYVFYMDVRTPGKAYEEFYQRAVQAGAQYLRGRVSKIYPKGDKLVVRGEDTLLGKQVEVEADMVVLATAMVPSAGSDKIAQIVGFSTDKDGFFTEAHPKLRPVETNTAGVFLAGCCQGPKDVPDTVSQASAAAAKVITLLAKDQLATNPRVSEVNPALCSGCMLCQPVCPYKAIEARTITERGHHGMVERVIAAVNSGLCQGCGACTVACRSGALNLKGFSNEQLLAEVDAACR; the protein is encoded by the coding sequence ATGAAACGCACTGGAGTGTTTTTATGCCATTGCGGAACTAACATCGCCGCTGTGGTTGATGTCAGTCGAGTAGCTGAAGAAGTCAAAAAAATGCCTACTGTTGCTCATGTGGAAGAAAACAAGTATTGCTGTTCTGAGCCGGGGCAAGAGGCGATTATCAGGGCTATTAAGGAACATAAACTGGACAGAGTGGTAGTGGCGTCCTGTTCCCCGCGGATGCATGAGCAAACCTTCCAGAAGGCACTGGAAAAAGCGGGGTTAAACCCTTATTTGCTGGAAATGGCCAATGTGAGGGAACATTGTTCCTGGGTACATGCACAGGAACCGGAAAAAGCTACTGTTAAGGCGATTGATCTGGTAAGGAAAGCAGTGGCTAAGACCGTTCGTCTGCAGCCCCTGAAGGAAGATTACATAGGTATTACTAAACGGGCCCTGGTTATCGGGGGTGGAATTGCCGGTATCCAGGCAGCAATTGATATTGCTGATGCTGGCTATGAAGTTTATCTGGTAGAACGGGAAGCTACCATTGGCGGGAAGATGGCCATGCTGGATAAGACCTTTCCGACCTTAGACTGCTCTGCCTGAATAAGCACACCCAAGATGGTTGTTGCGGCGCAACATCCTAACATTAAATTATTGACTTATGCTGAAGTAGAAGAAGTAAACGGCTATATTGGCAACTTTGAAGTAAAAATCAGGCAGAAGGCCCGTTATGTTGACATGACAAAGTGTACTGGTTGTGGCCTCTGTGAAACCAAATGTCCTACCAAAGTTAGCAGTGAATATAACCTGGGACTGGGTAAAAGACCGGCAATTTATAAACCTTTCCCGCAGGCGGTCCCCAATAAGCCGGTGATAGATCCTAACAGCTGTCGCAAGCTGAAGGAAAACAAGTGTGGCGTCTGTGCCAAGGTATGTCCTACCGGGGCTATCAAGTATGACGACCAGGACCAGATCCTTACCGAAAAATTTGGTGCCATTGTCATGGCTACTGGTTTTGACCTCTTTGATTGGACTCAGACTTATGGGGAATACGGTTATGGCCAGTATCCGGATGTAATTACCGGTTTGCATTTTGAACGCCTGGCCAATGCATCCGGTCCTACTGGTGGAAAAATCAAGCGCCCCTCTGATGGCAAAGTGCCGGAAAAAGTGGTTTTTATCAAGTGTGTTGGTTCCCGGGATGATACCAAAGGTAAGTCCTATTGTTCCAGAGCCTGCTGTATGTATACAGCCAAACACGCCATGCAGGTATTGGAAAAAATACCTAATTCAGAAGCCTATGTATTTTATATGGATGTAAGGACTCCGGGGAAGGCATATGAAGAGTTTTATCAGCGAGCAGTGCAAGCAGGAGCCCAGTATCTGAGAGGTCGGGTATCGAAAATTTATCCAAAAGGTGACAAGCTGGTAGTTAGAGGGGAGGATACCCTGCTGGGCAAACAGGTAGAAGTAGAAGCAGATATGGTGGTTTTGGCCACAGCGATGGTTCCCTCGGCTGGTTCTGATAAAATTGCACAAATTGTGGGCTTTTCCACTGATAAAGATGGATTCTTTACTGAAGCCCATCCCAAGCTGCGCCCAGTAGAAACCAATACTGCCGGGGTATTTCTGGCTGGTTGCTGCCAGGGGCCCAAAGATGTTCCTGACACCGTTTCTCAGGCCAGTGCAGCTGCGGCCAAGGTTATCACTCTGCTGGCCAAAGACCAGCTGGCAACCAACCCGCGGGTATCAGAAGTCAATCCGGCCCTTTGTTCGGGTTGTATGTTGTGCCAGCCGGTTTGTCCGTATAAAGCCATTGAAGCGCGTACCATCACTGAAAGAGGCCACCATGGCATGGTTGAAAGAGTTATCGCTGCCGTTAATTCCGGACTATGCCAGGGCTGTGGGGCTTGTACTGTTGCTTGTCGTTCTGGTGCACTGAACCTGAAAGGATTCTCCAATGAACAGCTCTTGGCGGAGGTGGATGCAGCATGTCGTTAG
- a CDS encoding 4Fe-4S dicluster domain-containing protein, with the protein MKKVMVRAEKCLSCHSCELACAVAHSQQKNLFLTILNGEKPVNRVQVEKTSQGAMPLQCRHCDDAPCLLACMTGAIYRAGDGSVQLKRERCVSCWMCIMSCPYGVMLTEAEGKAVKCDLCHDTGKPACVQACPTQALVYEEGEEFAAAIRKNYAKNLI; encoded by the coding sequence ATGAAAAAAGTTATGGTTAGAGCTGAGAAATGCCTGTCCTGCCATAGCTGCGAACTGGCCTGTGCTGTTGCCCATAGCCAGCAGAAAAATTTATTTCTTACTATATTGAATGGGGAAAAACCGGTTAACAGGGTACAGGTGGAAAAAACCAGCCAGGGTGCCATGCCTTTACAGTGCCGTCATTGTGATGATGCGCCCTGTTTACTGGCCTGTATGACCGGTGCTATCTACCGCGCTGGGGATGGGAGTGTACAACTAAAACGGGAACGCTGTGTCAGTTGCTGGATGTGCATTATGAGCTGTCCCTACGGAGTCATGTTGACAGAGGCTGAGGGGAAGGCAGTTAAGTGCGACCTCTGTCATGATACAGGCAAGCCAGCCTGTGTTCAGGCATGTCCTACTCAGGCTCTTGTTTATGAGGAAGGGGAAGAGTTTGCTGCTGCAATAAGAAAAAATTATGCCAAAAATTTAATCTAG
- a CDS encoding FAD/NAD(P)-binding protein, with protein sequence MCKSANPLQPHIATITKIIDETPDVKTFQVVFDDPQVLDNFGNLPGQVAQLSVIGTGEATISITSSPTRKGFLEFSIKKVGRLTSVIHQLEEGSKIGVRGPYGNHFPYEMMKGKDLLFIGGGIGLAPLRSLIDFVLADENRKDYGKVEIIYGARSKADLCFKYDLFDRWPKAKDCQVYVTIDRPEEGWDGKVAFVPAYLEELNPSPQNKIAITCGPPIMIKFVLQALEKMGYTEDQIVTTLELKMKCGIGKCGRCNIGHKFVCVDGPVFTLAQLKQMPNEF encoded by the coding sequence ATGTGCAAGAGCGCAAATCCTTTGCAACCCCATATAGCCACCATAACTAAAATTATTGATGAAACACCGGATGTTAAAACCTTTCAGGTGGTTTTTGATGATCCCCAGGTTTTAGATAATTTTGGTAACTTGCCAGGTCAGGTAGCCCAGCTGTCAGTGATCGGAACCGGGGAAGCCACGATTTCCATTACCAGCTCCCCTACCAGAAAGGGATTTCTGGAATTTTCTATCAAAAAGGTGGGTCGCTTAACTTCTGTTATTCATCAGTTAGAAGAAGGATCAAAAATCGGGGTAAGGGGTCCCTATGGAAACCATTTCCCCTATGAAATGATGAAAGGGAAGGACCTGCTTTTTATCGGTGGTGGTATCGGGCTGGCGCCTTTGCGATCCCTGATTGATTTCGTACTGGCAGATGAAAACAGAAAAGACTATGGTAAAGTGGAAATTATTTATGGGGCACGGTCAAAAGCCGACCTCTGTTTTAAGTATGATCTCTTCGATCGCTGGCCTAAAGCCAAGGATTGTCAGGTCTATGTAACTATCGACCGGCCGGAAGAAGGCTGGGACGGCAAGGTGGCTTTTGTGCCGGCTTATCTGGAAGAACTTAATCCCAGTCCCCAGAACAAAATCGCAATTACTTGCGGACCTCCGATCATGATCAAATTCGTGTTACAGGCCCTGGAAAAAATGGGCTATACAGAGGACCAGATAGTAACAACCCTGGAATTAAAAATGAAATGCGGAATCGGAAAATGCGGGCGTTGTAACATCGGTCATAAATTTGTTTGTGTTGACGGACCTGTATTTACCCTGGCTCAGCTCAAACAAATGCCCAATGAGTTTTAA
- a CDS encoding hydrogenase iron-sulfur subunit yields the protein MSLENKQDWEPKIVGFACNWCSYAGADSAGVSRFQYPATIRVVRVPCSGRVNPQFVIRAFQRGADGVLVAGUHPGDCHYASGNYFTRRRYLIMKRLLEYVGLEPGRFKARWISGSEGQKWADTIKEMSEQIRALGPNRKMRDDR from the coding sequence ATGTCGTTAGAAAATAAGCAGGACTGGGAACCCAAAATTGTAGGTTTTGCCTGTAACTGGTGTAGCTATGCCGGTGCCGATTCAGCCGGTGTCAGCCGTTTTCAGTATCCTGCTACGATTAGAGTAGTTCGGGTACCCTGTTCTGGTCGGGTTAATCCCCAGTTTGTCATTCGAGCCTTTCAGCGCGGGGCTGACGGTGTGCTGGTAGCCGGTTGACATCCCGGTGACTGCCACTATGCTAGTGGCAATTACTTTACCCGTCGGCGCTATTTGATTATGAAAAGATTGTTAGAATACGTGGGACTGGAGCCGGGGCGGTTTAAAGCCCGCTGGATTTCCGGCTCAGAGGGGCAGAAGTGGGCTGATACCATCAAAGAAATGTCTGAACAGATCAGGGCTCTTGGTCCCAACAGGAAGATGAGGGATGACAGATGA
- a CDS encoding 4Fe-4S dicluster domain-containing protein, which yields MENRFLSEAKLDQFLAGLGQKYQVIAPVEEEGIVLFKPWQNEQKITLRGSNSVVPPKDFFFPQTETMFKFNAAGDWEIEQAPGIGPRVIVGMRPCDIMSLKLLDPVFIGEKFNDVYYRDKRDNTVIIGVSCEEVNHNCFCAAYGNSPVNGEGADLHLTWLGDGYLVEVLTERGRELVDSQSSLFTAAGTDAQSKKAEKAEKLLAKQRPVDVAGVKEKLDEMFEHPYWEEIAPKCLGCGACTYVCPTCHCFDIVDHVSHGYEGERFRCWDSCMFADFTCMAGGHNPRPTKKERVRNRFLHKLKYHNDRYNLPGCVGCGRCLSKCPVNMDITRIISDVKGVK from the coding sequence ATGGAAAACAGGTTTCTATCGGAAGCTAAACTGGACCAATTTCTGGCTGGGCTGGGGCAAAAGTATCAGGTAATTGCACCTGTGGAGGAAGAGGGGATAGTATTATTTAAGCCCTGGCAAAATGAACAGAAGATCACTTTGCGGGGCAGCAATTCCGTAGTTCCTCCCAAGGATTTCTTCTTTCCCCAGACCGAGACCATGTTTAAATTTAATGCCGCTGGTGATTGGGAAATTGAGCAGGCACCGGGTATTGGGCCCAGAGTAATTGTCGGCATGCGTCCCTGTGATATTATGAGCTTGAAATTGCTGGATCCGGTTTTCATCGGCGAAAAATTCAATGATGTCTATTATCGTGATAAAAGGGATAATACAGTTATTATCGGTGTCAGCTGTGAAGAGGTTAATCACAATTGCTTTTGCGCTGCCTATGGCAACTCCCCTGTTAACGGGGAAGGGGCAGATTTGCATCTGACCTGGCTGGGTGATGGTTACCTGGTCGAAGTTCTAACTGAACGGGGGCGCGAACTGGTGGACAGTCAGTCTTCCCTTTTTACAGCTGCCGGTACAGATGCCCAGTCTAAAAAGGCCGAAAAAGCTGAAAAGCTTCTGGCCAAGCAACGGCCTGTAGATGTTGCCGGTGTCAAGGAAAAGCTGGATGAGATGTTTGAGCATCCCTACTGGGAAGAGATTGCCCCTAAGTGTCTGGGCTGCGGTGCCTGTACTTATGTTTGCCCTACCTGTCATTGTTTTGATATCGTTGACCATGTTTCCCATGGTTATGAAGGGGAAAGGTTCCGCTGCTGGGATTCCTGTATGTTTGCTGATTTTACCTGCATGGCTGGGGGGCACAACCCTCGACCCACGAAAAAGGAACGGGTCAGAAACCGTTTCCTGCATAAATTGAAATACCATAATGATCGTTATAATCTGCCGGGTTGCGTGGGCTGTGGCCGATGCCTGAGTAAGTGTCCGGTTAACATGGACATTACTCGTATTATCTCCGATGTAAAGGGTGTGAAATAA
- a CDS encoding L,D-transpeptidase family protein: MRKAILYVLIFLFFPFSPAIASNQNTWLLIDLNNRTITALQGNQPLVQFPVAIGKKNSPTPIGNWKVIHKSANWGNGFGSRFLGLDVPWGKYGIHGTNKPWSIGQRASAGCIRMKNQDIERLYPLVKTGTPVVIIGNPFASWSWRPLFRDLKGADVVLVQERLSALGFYQGNADGIFGYSTELAVKNWQKTRKVEITGQIHATDYQALGFR, translated from the coding sequence ATGCGCAAAGCAATATTATATGTGTTAATTTTTCTTTTCTTTCCTTTTTCCCCAGCTATTGCCTCCAACCAAAATACCTGGTTATTAATCGATCTTAATAATCGTACTATTACAGCTCTGCAAGGTAACCAGCCCCTTGTTCAATTTCCGGTAGCCATAGGCAAAAAAAATTCGCCTACCCCGATCGGCAACTGGAAAGTAATACATAAATCTGCCAACTGGGGTAACGGTTTTGGCAGCAGGTTCCTGGGATTAGATGTTCCCTGGGGTAAATATGGCATTCATGGCACCAACAAGCCCTGGTCCATTGGTCAGCGGGCTTCAGCCGGTTGTATCAGAATGAAAAACCAGGATATTGAGCGTTTATATCCACTGGTAAAAACAGGTACACCAGTGGTCATTATCGGCAATCCTTTTGCTTCCTGGAGCTGGCGACCTCTTTTTCGGGACTTAAAAGGTGCTGATGTAGTCCTAGTTCAGGAACGCCTTTCTGCTCTGGGATTTTATCAAGGAAATGCTGACGGTATTTTTGGTTACAGTACCGAGCTTGCAGTGAAAAACTGGCAAAAAACAAGAAAAGTTGAAATTACCGGTCAAATCCATGCCACAGATTATCAGGCCTTAGGTTTTAGATAA
- a CDS encoding tetratricopeptide repeat protein, which translates to MLTLEEERENYLVVLSKNPKDVWTLLRLGYVSTRLKIYEEAKHAYETALKLDDNLYFAYYGLGYIAWQQQQLDLAKNYWQKAIKINPYYLQALFRLGVVEADSGNWTEAVNYFQKVLAIEGAHIKALLWLGKCLNLLGRYEEAIAPLTRVTALKPEIEFGWYQLALAYAGIGEIREAVAKVKEAIRLNPRLPHLYDKLAKWLWQLGYGQQAETAHRQAVELAPNLGIYWRNWGLALWRTGRWQEAEEPLRKAVELEKDNGINWYYLGRVLYKGKKNAEAKTAFAKALELMPFHQASKRYLNLLSKT; encoded by the coding sequence ATGTTGACCCTGGAAGAGGAAAGGGAGAACTACCTGGTTGTTTTGAGCAAAAACCCCAAGGATGTCTGGACCCTCTTGCGCCTGGGTTATGTTAGCACCAGGCTGAAAATTTATGAAGAAGCCAAGCATGCTTATGAAACTGCGTTAAAACTGGATGACAACCTTTATTTTGCCTATTATGGTCTGGGTTATATTGCCTGGCAACAACAGCAACTGGATCTCGCTAAAAACTACTGGCAAAAGGCGATCAAAATAAACCCTTATTATTTGCAGGCATTGTTTCGCCTGGGAGTAGTGGAAGCCGATTCCGGTAATTGGACGGAAGCGGTAAATTATTTTCAGAAGGTGCTGGCTATAGAAGGAGCACATATAAAGGCTTTGCTCTGGCTGGGAAAATGTTTAAATCTCCTGGGTAGATATGAGGAAGCTATTGCTCCTTTGACTCGGGTTACTGCTTTAAAACCGGAGATCGAATTTGGCTGGTATCAGCTGGCATTAGCTTATGCGGGTATAGGGGAAATCAGGGAAGCTGTCGCCAAAGTTAAAGAGGCAATCAGGCTTAATCCGCGTTTACCTCATTTATATGACAAACTGGCAAAATGGTTATGGCAATTAGGGTATGGACAGCAAGCGGAAACTGCCCATCGCCAGGCAGTAGAGCTTGCCCCTAATCTGGGCATATACTGGCGCAACTGGGGTTTGGCCCTATGGCGTACAGGACGCTGGCAGGAAGCGGAAGAGCCGTTACGAAAAGCAGTAGAGCTGGAAAAAGATAATGGTATAAACTGGTATTATCTAGGTCGGGTTTTGTATAAGGGTAAAAAAAATGCGGAAGCAAAAACAGCATTTGCAAAAGCTCTGGAATTGATGCCTTTCCATCAGGCCAGCAAAAGATATTTAAATCTCTTATCTAAAACCTAA
- a CDS encoding TIGR04086 family membrane protein: protein MDETLNWRAITVASIISILSLLIFTVVLALALKFTSLPETYIDYFVVLFLAGSAFSGSWYLGNRVEHRILYHTLLLSVFFILFLLAIGIVFYGSAMTISAWVGNIAAILVGSIAGALTGAR, encoded by the coding sequence ATGGATGAAACTTTAAACTGGCGTGCAATCACTGTTGCCTCAATAATCTCTATTCTTTCCTTGTTGATATTTACAGTCGTGCTGGCTCTTGCCCTTAAGTTTACATCCCTTCCAGAAACGTATATTGACTATTTCGTAGTTCTTTTTCTAGCCGGTTCTGCCTTTTCTGGTAGCTGGTATCTCGGTAATAGGGTGGAACACCGTATATTATATCATACCTTGTTGCTAAGTGTATTTTTCATCCTGTTTTTACTGGCCATCGGTATAGTTTTTTACGGGTCCGCAATGACCATCTCTGCCTGGGTAGGCAACATAGCTGCCATTTTAGTCGGTTCTATTGCAGGCGCATTAACAGGTGCACGCTGA
- a CDS encoding TatD family nuclease-associated radical SAM protein produces MITNYQLGNSLYLNITNACTNRCDFCIRNTTQGPGEKSLWLEREPLAREIIADLPADLKQFDEVVFCGYGEPLVRLEVVKEVAAYLRQQQVKSIRINTNGQANLIHRRNIVPDLVGLVDVVSISLNAENAEKYQAKCHSVYGKEAYSALLEFAAECRKHLPRVILTVVDDGTVDIGACHKIAETLGVELRIRHYYPEFA; encoded by the coding sequence GTGATTACCAATTATCAGCTGGGTAACAGCCTTTATTTAAATATTACCAATGCCTGTACCAATCGCTGTGATTTTTGCATTCGCAATACTACTCAGGGACCTGGGGAGAAAAGCTTATGGCTGGAAAGAGAACCTTTGGCCAGGGAAATCATTGCTGACTTGCCGGCTGATTTAAAGCAATTCGATGAGGTGGTATTTTGCGGCTATGGTGAGCCTTTAGTGCGTCTGGAGGTAGTCAAGGAAGTAGCAGCTTATCTAAGGCAACAGCAGGTGAAGTCCATCCGCATTAACACCAATGGACAGGCCAATCTTATTCACCGGCGCAATATTGTACCGGATTTGGTAGGGTTGGTAGATGTGGTTTCTATCAGCCTCAATGCGGAAAATGCGGAAAAGTATCAGGCTAAATGCCATTCTGTGTATGGTAAAGAGGCATATTCCGCTTTACTGGAGTTTGCAGCAGAATGCCGCAAACATCTTCCCAGAGTAATCTTGACGGTAGTGGATGATGGAACAGTAGATATCGGGGCCTGTCATAAAATTGCGGAAACCCTGGGTGTGGAATTGCGAATCAGACATTATTATCCCGAGTTTGCTTGA